In a single window of the Cupriavidus basilensis genome:
- a CDS encoding LacI family DNA-binding transcriptional regulator, whose amino-acid sequence MATIQDVARLANVSVSSVSNVLNGRTERLNPATFERVREAIRTLGFRPSQVARQLKTGQTPMLGLLVPSTANPMYGQLALKIEAEAQRQTGYRVLLGNTNRDREQESRMLDDLLSFGVHGVIIVSSLTGERHFEVATRQGLAMVSYDGGVDPNMPACIDHVAPDNFQAGHLAASHLLELGHRRIAFVMPAGRTVSRASKIAGFQAAVKEAGLGDAVVIECPPAAHYGDAELAELGQVLAGQLAQVSTRPTGLVAVNDMMAIGLMSGLHQAGLSVPADVSVIGMDDISMCSYTNPALTSVAMPFGEMAQAMVRRVMLRLAQPEEAPVRLCFPSGLVVRHSTAKPPAANRLAGALAPRRG is encoded by the coding sequence ATGGCAACCATACAAGATGTCGCCAGACTGGCGAACGTATCCGTGAGCTCCGTTTCCAACGTGCTCAACGGACGCACCGAACGGCTCAATCCCGCCACGTTCGAGCGGGTGCGGGAGGCCATCCGCACGCTCGGCTTCCGGCCCAGCCAGGTCGCGCGCCAGCTCAAGACCGGCCAGACGCCGATGCTGGGGTTGCTGGTGCCATCCACCGCCAACCCCATGTACGGCCAGCTCGCGCTGAAGATCGAGGCCGAGGCACAGCGCCAGACCGGCTACCGCGTGCTGCTGGGCAATACCAACCGGGACCGGGAGCAGGAGTCGCGCATGCTCGATGACTTGCTCTCGTTCGGCGTGCACGGCGTGATCATCGTGTCGTCACTCACCGGCGAGCGGCATTTCGAGGTGGCGACCCGGCAGGGGCTGGCCATGGTCAGCTACGACGGTGGCGTCGACCCGAACATGCCGGCGTGCATCGATCATGTGGCGCCCGACAACTTCCAGGCGGGCCACCTGGCCGCGTCGCACCTGCTCGAGCTGGGCCACCGGCGCATCGCCTTTGTCATGCCCGCCGGGCGCACGGTAAGCCGCGCGAGCAAGATCGCCGGTTTCCAGGCGGCGGTGAAAGAGGCCGGGCTGGGCGACGCGGTGGTGATAGAGTGCCCGCCCGCCGCGCATTACGGCGATGCCGAACTGGCGGAACTGGGCCAGGTCCTGGCGGGGCAGCTGGCGCAGGTCAGCACGCGCCCCACCGGGCTGGTCGCCGTCAACGACATGATGGCGATCGGGCTGATGTCCGGCCTGCACCAGGCTGGCTTGTCGGTGCCGGCCGATGTCTCGGTGATCGGCATGGACGACATCAGCATGTGCTCGTACACCAATCCCGCGCTGACCTCCGTGGCCATGCCTTTTGGCGAGATGGCGCAAGCCATGGTGCGGCGGGTCATGCTGAGGCTGGCGCAACCGGAAGAAGCGCCGGTCCGCCTGTGCTTTCCCAGCGGGCTGGTGGTGCGCCATTCCACCGCGAAACCGCCAGCCGCCAACCGGCTGGCGGGCGCGCTCGCGCCAAGGCGCGGCTGA
- a CDS encoding TRAP transporter large permease subunit yields the protein MHPLHFGTVMVIAMGFGLCMPPLGLGPVAPCAMAGTRTEQVAGPLLKYLALLLLVLLLTILLPSLTPWLSRLMTLA from the coding sequence GTGCATCCGCTACACTTCGGCACGGTGATGGTGATCGCCATGGGCTTTGGCCTGTGCATGCCGCCCTTGGGCCTGGGGCCGGTCGCCCCTTGTGCGATGGCCGGCACGCGCACGGAGCAGGTGGCGGGGCCGTTGCTGAAATACCTCGCCTTGCTGCTGCTGGTCTTGCTGTTGACGATCCTGTTGCCATCGCTGACGCCATGGCTATCCCGCCTGATGACGCTGGCATGA